A genomic region of Xiphophorus couchianus chromosome 9, X_couchianus-1.0, whole genome shotgun sequence contains the following coding sequences:
- the LOC114151001 gene encoding 5-hydroxytryptamine receptor 3C-like: MSTVAILIIIPVFCGAVEVNCSQPDHPSFLVALSPAFDLSAIRPVENQKTCTNISVHFTLYGILGVDEKSQLLITYIWLYYWWKNEFISWDPVQCGTDKISLPKEKFWIPDIVINEFMEENKAPSVPYLYLYNDGKIKDTFPVRVVSSCNLNIYTFPFDIQNCSLTFNSYVYYAQEIKVFLGRDPKTITELSKNVMTTMGEWELVDITAQKLVNNDESGLYTDMLAFYVRVRRRATMYVVNLLLPSCFLITLDLFSFLLPAESTDRSSFKMTLILGYTVFLLIMNDLLPVTGNTIPLINVFFSLCLALMVASLLETILITNLLSNSPDFSPVPRWIRILVLNCLGCLVCMPRKTEKPKNSGRVP; the protein is encoded by the exons ATGTCCACTGTGGCAATTCTAATCATCATTCCGG TTTTCTGCGGTGCCGTTGAGGTGAACTGCTCCCAGCCGGACCATCCCAGCTTCCTGGTGGCTCTGTCTCCTGCCTTCGACCTGAGCGCTATACGACCCGTcgagaaccagaagacctgcaCCAACATCAGCGTGCACTTCACTCTCTACGGGATATTAGGAGTG GATGAAAAGTCCCAACTCCTCATCACTTACATTTGGCTCTACTAT tggtGGAAGAATGAGTTCATCAGTTGGGATCCAGTCCAATGTGGCACCGACAAGATTTCTCTTCCCAAGGAAAAGTTTTGGATTCCAGATATTGTAATCAATGAGTT CATGGAGGAAAATAAAGCGCCATCAGTTCCGTATCTTTACCTGTATAATGACGGTAAAATTAAGGATACATTTCCTGTCAGAGTTGTGAGCTCCTGCAACCTGAATATCTACACTTTTCCCTTCGACATACAGAACTGCTCTCTGACTTTCAACTCCTATGTGTACTATG CTCAAGAGATCAAAGTTTTCCTCGGGCGAGACCCGAAAACAATCACAGAGCTCTCGAAGAATGTGATGACCACCATGGGTGAATGGGAGCTGGTGGACATCACGGCACAGAAACTAGTAAATAATGATGAGTCGGGTCTTTATACAGACATGCTTGCATTTTAT GTCCGAGTGCGGCGCCGTGCCACCATGTACGTGGTGAATCTGCTGCTGCCCAGCTGCTTCCTCATCACTTTGGACCtcttcagcttcctgctgcctgCTGAGAGCACAGACAGGTCCTCCTTCAAGATGACCCTCATCCTGGGCTACACCGTCTTCCTGCTCATCATGAACGACCTGCTGCCAGTCACTGGAAACACCATACCTCTGATAA AtgtcttcttctctctctgcctggctCTGATGGTGGCCAGTCTGCTGGAGACCATCCTCATCACCAACCTGCTGAGCAACTCGCCTGACTTCTCTCCTGTCCCTCGATGGATTCGTATTCTCGTTCTGAATTGTCTCGGCTGTCTCGTTTGCATGCCGCGAAAAACTGAGAAGCCCAAAAATTCAGGTAGGGTaccttaa
- the LOC114150326 gene encoding 5-hydroxytryptamine receptor 3A-like has protein sequence MSVVAEMKADEGTGTEGPAEEDEALMELKSLSRVLQAIRCEVEQQQNGKQSSEEWIQVGFIIDRLLFGLYIAFISVSFFTIIIVWIKSILLISFLRCR, from the exons ATGTCAGTGGTCGCAGAAATGAAAGCCGATGAAGGAACAGGAACAGAAGGACCAGCTGAGGAAGACGAGGCCCTGATGGAGCTGAAGAGCCTGAGCCGCGTCCTGCAGGCCATCCGCTGTGaggtggagcagcagcagaacggGAAGCAGAGCTCTGAGGAATGGATCCAGGTGGGTTTCATCATTGACCGCCTGCTGTTTGGCCTCTACATCGCCTTCATATCAGTCAGCTTCTTCACCATCATCATCGTCTGGATTAAATC AATTCTCCTCATTAGTTTTCTGCGGTGCCGTTGA